From the genome of Dickeya aquatica, one region includes:
- a CDS encoding ABC transporter substrate-binding protein — MLKKFALSALLVAIASPALADNLTVISFGGTNKDAQDKAFYKPFQAAGKGTVEAGEYNGEMARIRAMVQTGQIGWDVVEVEGPELLRGCNEGLFETLDWNKLGTQADFVKGAVSECGAGIFVWSTVLTYNANKLQQAPKSWADFWDVKNFPGKRALRKSAKFTLEIALLADGVKREDVYKVLATRAGVEQAFKKLDQIKSNIQWWESGAQPLQWLVAGDVVMTSAYNGRVAVAQKEKPGINIVWKDGLYDLDSWAIVKGSKHKALAEQFITFANQPENQKVFAENIAYGPTNTKTTALLSPAVSANLPTAPDNLAQSVQVDTEFWIDHGEELEQRFNAWAAQK; from the coding sequence ATGTTGAAAAAATTTGCATTATCCGCACTGTTGGTGGCGATAGCCTCCCCAGCCTTGGCTGACAATCTGACGGTCATCTCCTTTGGCGGCACCAATAAAGACGCGCAGGATAAAGCGTTTTATAAACCGTTTCAGGCTGCCGGAAAGGGCACGGTGGAAGCGGGTGAATATAACGGCGAAATGGCCCGCATCCGTGCGATGGTGCAGACCGGGCAGATAGGCTGGGATGTGGTGGAAGTCGAGGGGCCGGAGTTACTGCGCGGCTGTAACGAAGGGCTATTCGAAACGCTGGACTGGAACAAGCTTGGCACGCAGGCCGATTTCGTCAAAGGCGCGGTTTCCGAGTGCGGGGCCGGGATTTTTGTCTGGTCAACGGTGCTGACCTATAACGCCAACAAGTTGCAGCAAGCGCCGAAAAGCTGGGCGGATTTCTGGGATGTGAAAAACTTCCCCGGTAAACGCGCGCTGCGTAAAAGCGCCAAGTTTACGCTGGAAATTGCCCTGCTGGCGGATGGCGTAAAACGCGAGGACGTCTACAAGGTATTGGCGACCCGGGCGGGCGTCGAGCAGGCATTTAAGAAGCTGGATCAAATTAAGTCGAATATTCAGTGGTGGGAATCGGGCGCACAGCCGTTGCAGTGGCTGGTGGCGGGCGATGTCGTGATGACGTCTGCCTATAACGGCCGCGTGGCGGTGGCGCAGAAAGAGAAACCGGGTATCAATATTGTCTGGAAAGACGGCCTGTACGATCTCGATAGCTGGGCGATTGTCAAAGGCTCGAAACACAAGGCGCTGGCCGAGCAGTTTATTACGTTTGCCAATCAGCCGGAAAACCAGAAAGTGTTTGCCGAGAACATTGCCTATGGCCCGACTAACACCAAAACCACCGCGCTGTTGTCGCCTGCTGTAAGCGCCAACCTGCCGACCGCGCCGGATAACCTGGCACAGTCAGTACAAGTGGATACCGAGTTCTGGATCGATCACGGCGAAGAGCTGGAACAGCGCTTTAATGCCTGGGCCGCCCAGAAGTAA
- a CDS encoding 4-aminobutyrate--2-oxoglutarate transaminase, whose translation MSNSELNQRRIAATPRGVGVMCDFFAEKAQNATLWDVEGREYTDFAAGIAVLNTGHRHPKLLAAVREQLEKFTHTAYQIVPYGSYVALAERLNALAPIDGTAKTAFFTTGAEAVENAVKIARAYTKRPGVIAFGSAFHGRTLLTLTLTGKVAPYSTGFGPFPGSIFHALYPNAQHGVSVEQSLESIERLLHTDIAADQVAAILLEPIQGEGGFNVAPPEFIAGVRQLCDKYGMLLIADEVQTGFARTGKVFAMEYYDDKADLITMAKSLGGGFPISGVVGRAEVMDAPGPGGLGGTYAGNPLAVASALAVLDVIEEEQLCQRAQRLGATLVETLERLKAGNPAIADIRARGSMVAVEFNDPQTGKPSAEITKHYQQAALQQGLLLLTCGTYGNVIRFLYPLTIPDAQFSQALAVLSAVLAK comes from the coding sequence ATGAGTAATAGCGAACTGAATCAACGTCGTATCGCCGCCACGCCGCGTGGTGTGGGGGTCATGTGTGACTTTTTTGCCGAGAAGGCGCAGAACGCTACGCTGTGGGATGTGGAAGGGCGCGAGTATACCGATTTTGCCGCCGGGATAGCGGTGCTCAATACCGGCCACCGTCATCCGAAATTGCTGGCGGCGGTGCGTGAGCAACTGGAAAAATTCACCCATACCGCTTATCAGATTGTGCCTTATGGCAGTTATGTGGCGCTGGCCGAGCGCCTGAATGCGCTGGCACCGATTGACGGTACAGCGAAGACGGCCTTTTTCACCACCGGTGCCGAAGCGGTAGAAAACGCGGTGAAAATCGCCCGCGCCTACACCAAGCGCCCCGGTGTTATCGCCTTTGGCTCGGCGTTTCATGGCCGCACGCTGCTGACGTTAACCCTGACCGGCAAAGTGGCCCCTTACTCCACCGGTTTTGGCCCGTTCCCCGGCTCTATTTTCCATGCGCTTTATCCGAACGCCCAGCATGGTGTGTCGGTTGAGCAGTCGCTGGAGAGCATCGAGCGCCTGTTGCACACCGATATTGCCGCCGATCAGGTAGCCGCCATTTTGCTTGAGCCGATTCAGGGCGAAGGCGGCTTTAACGTGGCACCTCCCGAGTTTATCGCGGGCGTGCGTCAGCTGTGTGACAAGTACGGCATGTTGCTGATAGCCGATGAGGTTCAGACCGGGTTTGCCCGCACCGGCAAAGTCTTTGCGATGGAGTATTACGACGACAAGGCTGACCTGATTACGATGGCGAAAAGTCTGGGCGGCGGCTTCCCGATTTCCGGCGTCGTTGGCCGTGCCGAGGTGATGGATGCCCCAGGGCCTGGCGGGCTGGGCGGCACCTATGCGGGTAACCCGCTGGCGGTGGCGTCGGCACTGGCGGTGCTGGATGTGATTGAAGAAGAACAACTGTGCCAGCGCGCCCAGCGGCTTGGCGCTACACTGGTGGAGACGCTGGAGCGCCTGAAAGCGGGCAACCCGGCAATAGCCGATATCCGTGCGCGCGGCTCGATGGTGGCGGTGGAGTTTAACGATCCGCAAACCGGCAAACCGAGCGCCGAGATAACCAAACACTATCAGCAGGCAGCGCTACAACAGGGGCTGCTGCTACTGACCTGTGGCACTTACGGCAACGTGATCCGCTTTTTGTATCCGTTGACGATCCCAGATGCCCAGTTCAGCCAGGCGCTGGCTGTGCTGAGTGCTGTTCTGGCGAAGTAA
- the pdxR gene encoding MocR-like pyridoxine biosynthesis transcription factor PdxR, with protein sequence MRSLLTDLLLQGLEQQQEGTLNKRLYDSIRLAILAGDISPGQRLPSSRDLAQQLSLSRNTVMAAFEQLLAEGYIETRTGSGSYVTEQLPDPRLPDVRTETPLPVRPAAQELSRRGKHLLGYAGASARQWGAFMPGIPDINSFPHALWRRLQTRLARRVKPEQLSYSPMGGCPELQQSLVDYLRVARSVTCTAEQILITEGTHQAMDLLSKMLCNPGDVAWIEDPCYWGMRNVLTINGLRVSPVSVDEQGMVPPEQVDASAAPRLICVTPSHQYPLGAVMSLARRQRLLALAQEHNGWIIEDDYDSEFRFSGSPIPALQGLQTQPPVIYIGTFSKTLYPGLRVSYMVLPPPLARELKVAHAELYRGGHWLTQLTLSQFIGEGHYAAHIRRMRLLYARRRALLSELIVQHLGQDYLGYNSNAGLHLILKLPEMVDDVLLAARIVQRGVMVKPLSSYYLRPVPERGLLLGYACVEEHEMALAFNVILACLHAPETATRLP encoded by the coding sequence TTGCGCTCACTTCTGACCGATTTACTGTTACAAGGGCTGGAGCAACAGCAGGAAGGCACGCTGAACAAGCGCCTTTACGACAGCATCCGGCTGGCGATTCTGGCCGGAGATATCAGCCCCGGCCAGCGCCTGCCCTCCTCGCGTGACCTGGCGCAGCAGCTTTCACTGTCTCGCAATACCGTGATGGCGGCGTTTGAGCAACTGCTGGCGGAAGGTTACATCGAAACCCGCACCGGCAGCGGCAGCTACGTTACCGAGCAATTGCCCGACCCTCGTCTGCCGGATGTGCGCACTGAAACACCGTTACCGGTGCGCCCGGCCGCACAGGAGTTATCACGCCGGGGAAAACACCTGCTGGGGTACGCCGGGGCATCGGCACGCCAGTGGGGGGCGTTTATGCCGGGCATTCCCGATATCAACAGCTTCCCCCATGCGCTGTGGCGGCGGCTGCAAACCCGGCTCGCCCGGCGTGTGAAACCGGAACAGTTGTCTTACTCACCGATGGGCGGCTGCCCGGAACTCCAGCAATCGCTGGTAGACTACCTGCGCGTCGCCCGCTCCGTTACCTGTACTGCCGAGCAGATTCTGATAACCGAAGGCACCCATCAGGCGATGGATCTGCTGTCGAAAATGCTGTGCAACCCCGGCGATGTGGCCTGGATTGAAGACCCATGCTATTGGGGAATGCGCAATGTGCTGACCATCAACGGGCTGCGCGTGTCCCCTGTCAGCGTTGATGAGCAAGGCATGGTGCCACCGGAGCAGGTTGATGCCAGCGCCGCCCCCAGGCTGATTTGCGTGACGCCGTCGCACCAGTACCCGCTGGGTGCGGTGATGAGCCTTGCGCGCCGTCAGCGTCTGCTGGCGCTGGCACAAGAGCACAATGGCTGGATAATCGAAGATGATTATGACAGTGAATTTCGCTTCTCCGGCAGCCCGATCCCGGCGCTACAAGGCCTGCAAACCCAGCCGCCGGTTATTTATATCGGTACATTTAGCAAGACGCTCTATCCGGGGTTACGGGTCAGCTACATGGTGCTGCCGCCTCCGCTGGCGCGAGAGCTGAAAGTGGCCCACGCCGAGCTGTATCGCGGCGGCCACTGGCTGACACAACTGACGCTAAGCCAATTCATTGGTGAAGGGCACTATGCCGCCCACATCCGGCGTATGCGCTTGCTCTACGCGCGCCGACGCGCGCTGCTCAGTGAACTGATTGTGCAGCATCTCGGCCAAGACTACCTTGGCTACAACAGCAATGCCGGGCTGCACCTGATTTTAAAGCTGCCGGAAATGGTAGATGATGTGCTGCTCGCCGCCCGCATTGTGCAGCGCGGCGTGATGGTCAAACCCCTTTCCAGCTACTATCTGCGCCCGGTTCCAGAACGTGGTTTGCTGCTCGGGTATGCCTGTGTTGAAGAGCATGAAATGGCGCTGGCATTCAACGTCATTCTGGCCTGCCTGCACGCGCCAGAAACCGCCACCCGGTTGCCCTGA